In the genome of Botrytis cinerea B05.10 chromosome 13, complete sequence, one region contains:
- the Bcils1 gene encoding Bcils1, giving the protein MDFPREEEEVLKKWKEINAFERQLELSEGKPRYTFYDGPPFATGLPHYGHLLASTIKDIIPRYWSMKGYHVERRFGWDTHGLPIEHEIDKKFGISGKDAVMKMGLAKYNEECRAIVMRYSSEWRTTIDRLGRWIDFDNDYKTMDPKFMESEWWVFSEIFKKGSVYQGYRVMPYSTVLTTALSNFEANQNYQDVTDPAVVVSFPLLKDPSTCLLAWTTTPWTLPSHTGLAAHPDFEYVKIHDEVSGKNYILLEKLLGTLYKDPKKAKFKIVEKIKGKDMLGWQYEPLFDYFYEEFKEHGFKVLNAAYVTDDSGVGIVHQAPAFGEEDYNVAMEAGIINEQRPAPCPINESGHFTEQVRDFAGLHVKAADKAIIKYLKGTGRLVVESSIKHSYPMCPRSDTPLIYRVVPSWFIRIPEIVPDMLKNIEGSHWTPSFVKEKRFASWIENARDWNVSRNRYWGTPIPIWVSDDYEEKVCISSIAELKELSGYEGEITDLHRDKIDHITIPSKQGKGQLKRIEEVFDCWFESGSMPYASQHYPFENKDKFEQSFPGDFIAEGLDQTRGWFYTLLVLGTHLFGVSPFKNCVVNGIVLAEDGKKMSKRLKNYPDPGIVMDKYGSDALRLYLINSPVVRAEPLRFKEAGVKEVVSKVLLPLWNSYKFFEGQVALLKKMENVDYVFDPTAEATNTNVMDRWILASCQSLLKFVNQEMAGYRLYTVVPRLLDLIDNTTNWYIRFNRRRLKGESGLNDTKHALNTLFEVLFTLTRGLAPFTPFLTDNIYQRLLPHIPKELQAEDPRSVHFLAFPDVREELFDVDVERRVGRMQRVIELGRVSRERRTIGLKTPLKTLIVIHHDPVYLEDVRSLEGYITEELNIRELILTSDEAKYNVQYSVNADWPVLGKKLKKEVQKVKKALPGLTSEQVHNYVLEKSIVVDGIKLEEGDLVVKRGLKDDESSKNLETNTDEDVLTILDVELHADLADEALGREIINRVQRLRKKAGLQPTDDIKMEYKVLEDPSSIGLREAFTSQAQAIEKALRRPLSEAEGSAAEESVILEEEQEIQKATFSLRLLKL; this is encoded by the exons ATGGATTttccaagagaagaagaagaagttcttAAAAAGTGGAAGGAGATTAACGCTTTCGAGCGTCAACTCGA ACTCTCTGAGGGAAAGCCTCGATATACCTTTTACGATGGACCTCCTTTCGCGACTGGTTTACCTCATTATGGTCACTTGCTCGCATCTACCATCAAGGATATTATCCCTCGATACTGGTCAATGAAAGGCTATCATGTTGAGAGACGTTTTGGATGGGACACACACGGCTTGCCGATTGAACACGAGATTGACAAAAAGTTTGGCATTTCTGGAAAGGATGCTGTCATGAAGATGGGACTGGCAAAATACAATGAAGAGTGTAGAGCTATTGTTATGCGATATTCGTCGGAATGGCGTACGACAATCGACCGATTAGGCCGTTGGATCGATTTTGATAATGACTACAAG ACAATGGACCCCAAGTTCATGGAATCAGAGTGGTGGGTATTTAGtgaaatcttcaagaagGGATCTGTTTACCAAGGCTACCGAGTTATGCCATACTCGACAGTTCTCACCACAGCTTTGAGTAATTTCGAAGCAAACCAAAACTACCAAGATGTCACTGATCCTGCAGTCGTTGTATCTTTCCCATTATTGAAGGACCCCTCAACATGTCTTTTGGCATGGACAACTACTCCCTGGACTCTTCCATCGCACACCGGTTTAGCCGCGCATCCGGATTTCGAGTACGTCAAAATTCACGACGAAGTCTCAGGAAAGAACTATATTTTGTTGGAGAAACTACTCGGTACATTATACAAGGACCCTAAGAAAGCCAAGTTCAAGATTGTGGAAAAGATCAAGGGTAAAGATATGCTTGGTTGGCAATATGAGCCACTTTTCGACTATTTCTatgaagaattcaaagagCATGGCTTCAAAGTCTTGAATGCTGCATACGTCACCGACGACAGTGGTGTTGGTATTGTTCATCAAGCACCAGCTTTCGGAGAGGAAGATTACAATGTCGCAATGGAAGCCGGCATCATCAATGAGCAGCGACCAGCTCCATGTCCAATCAATGAGAGCGGCCACTTTACCGAGCAAGTTCGGGATTTTGCTGGTCTACATGTTAAAGCCGCCGACAAAGCCATcattaaatatttgaagggGACCGGGCGTCTGGTTGTTGAATCCTCTATCAAGCATAGTTATCCTATGTGCCCACGATCAGACACCCCATTGATCTACCGAGTTGTTCCTTCTTGGTTCATCAGAATTCCCGAAATTGTTCCTGATATgttgaagaatattgaagGCTCGCACTGGACTCCATCCTTCGTCAAGGAAAAGCGTTTCGCTAGTTGGATCGAAAACGCCCGCGACTGGAATGTTTCGAGAAACAGATATTGGGGaactccaatcccaatctgGGTCAGTGACGACTATGAGGAGAAGGTATGCATCAGTAGTATCGCCGAGTTGAAGGAGCTCAGTGGCTATGAAGGCGAAATTACAGACCTCCACAGAGATAAGATTGATCACATCACCATTCCAAGTAAGCAGGGTAAAGGTCAACTCAAACGTATTGAGGAGGtctttgattgttggtttgAGTCTGGCAGTATGCCATATGCCAGTCAACATTATCCATTCGAGAACAAGGATAAATTTGAGCAATCTTTCCCTGGTGATTTCATTGCGGAAGGCCTTGATCAAACTAGAGGATGGTTCTACACCCTTCTTGTCTTGGGCACACATTTATTCGGCGTTTCGCCCTTTAAGAACTGTGTTGTCAACGGAATTGTGCTTGCAGAAGATGGTAAGAAGATGTCAAAACGCCTGAAGAATTATCCTGACCCTGGCATTGTCATGGACAAATATGGTTCTGATGCTTTGCGTTTGTATCTTATCAATTCCCCAGTTGTAAGAGCCGAGCCATTGCGTTTTAAGGAAGCTGGAGTTAAGGAAGTTGTGAGCAAAGTTCTATTGCCTTTGTGGAACAGTTACAAGTTCTTTGAAGGACAGGTAGCATTATtaaagaagatggagaatgtTGATTATGTCTTCGATCCTACTGCCGAAGCTACTAACACCAATGTTATGGATCGATGGATTCTTGCTAGTTGTCAGAGTCTTCTGAAGTTTGTCAACCAGGAGATGGCAG GTTACCGTCTCTACACTGTTGTTCCCAGATTACTGGATCTCATTGATAATACCACAAATTGGTACATTCGTTTCAATCGTAGACGCCTAAAGGGTGAATCTGGTCTAAACGACACTAAGCACGCACTCAACACCCTCTTCGAAGTCCTCTTTACCTTAACAAGAGGACTTGCTCCATTCACACCATTCCTCACAGACAACATTTATCAACGTCTGTTACCTCACATTCCTAAGGAGTTGCAAGCTGAGGATCCACGAAGTGTACACTTTTTAGCTTTCCCAGATGTGAGAGAGGAACTCTTTGATGTAGATGTTGAGCGTCGTGTAGGTCGCATGCAACGTGTTATTGAGCTGGGCAGAGTTTCCAGAGAGCGTCGTACCATTGGTCTCAAGACTCCTCTGAAAACCTTGATTGTCATCCACCACGACCCAGTTTACCTTGAAGATGTCCGTTCGTTGGAAGGCTACATTACTGAGGAGCTCAACATCAGAGAACTTATCCTCACCTCGGATGAAGCGAAGTACAACGTACAATACAGTGTCAATGCTGATTGGCCAGTCCTTGgtaagaagttgaagaaggaagtGCAGAAGGTCAAGAAGGCTTTGCCAGGATTGACTAGTGAGCAAGTTCACAACTATGTGTTGGAAAAATCAATTGTCGTTGATGGTATCAAGCTCGAAGAGGGTGATTTGGTTGTCAAGCGAGGCCTCAAGGATGATGAATCCTCGAAGAACCTCGAGACTAATACAGATGAGGATGTTCTTACTATCTTAGATGTTGAACTTCATGCAGATCTTGCAGATGAAGCATTAGGCCGCGAGATCATCAATCGTGTGCAAAGATTGCGCAAGAAGGCTGGTCTTCAACCAACGGATGATATTAAGATGGAGTACAAGGTCTTAGAAGATCCTTCAAGCATTGGTCTACGTGAAGCTTTCACTAGTCAAGCACAGGCCATTGAAAAAGCATTGCGAAGACCTTTGAGCGAAGCAGAAGGAAGTGCAGCAGAAGAGAGTGTCATTCTGGAAGAGGAGCAGGAGATCCAAAAAGCTACATTTTCGCTTAGGTTGTTGAAGTtatga
- the Bcrav1 gene encoding Bcrav1 → MRAVLPGKAQAKLQAVCTGYWNGRRLIAYITGNAFVILTGADSILQTIYDDDETQLEAIALDESSGKIATCAGSNVRIYKPYGQDEGVLKWSLQHSISIDESGNDTANTLSWGISEELLVGSSWLTLYSTIDAPVVVWKQQLANPVKFANFSYDSAFIASSGKYDRFVKIWRRLSFGNDDSRFDFTYLPHPRTVTNMHWRRPFHIDQTIDNVLYTVCADNLLRIWAPTDVHSLQSLQLWGQINLHESIQPRGLDGDKVSKLRFAFIIDGRDFTVATEHAVQERAATDSKEDHALAHLIEVANRNPEICVVLDEHGHLSAWGLENIGSKTKQPTNIFNIAHVDGLELGLPAELGDDASYVQLHNFCNHSGGNLNVLVHHFDGKIEYFEADLANLFDLSPRSHRFKSKALWTGHSGAIKKIVRNVSGRAVVSRTDGNESIVWKHMEHAGGTSVFRQSIITQSEHVHRICVMRKGNFVIYLHHDHITLWDTRHSAAVKLADCNFSIIGKPLCILMLPEVNKEGPVAHVATITSKMKGIVWEVKLPQRRGSAQVNGYHQEASIREFCQFDLGNDDDLAYVLPVDPAGSPPVISGFLDTFARDIAISYTHSGLLRSWTARIDLEKETVDWLQTCSVDTGINEPALASGSSIRKAALVNSSRSELTIWDVRGARLEYSQDYESQDTIQDLDWTSTPDDQSILAVGFRYRVILLAQMRYDYLNKGPAWAAIREVNIRDLTPHPIGDSTWLGGGNFIVGAGNQLFVYDKEVDSSASTFLPPRKTPWDLFDVVSRLNGPLPVYHPQFLSQYILAGKNLLVQHILLALYKILKYYIEGEPIDSHLGMNVEDFYMSSENAPSASKGIKSTFDGFSEEDEVETVTESVAAAITEKLTQIALPQLSRQEQINLADIVECVAIVEHQRRSMDDNAARFMLFFRQHVLRRGRANEVSLSWREINWAYHSNSQDILADMVSRQFHGRMLWEHARESGIFMWMTDANALKAQFEVIARNEYTKSDLKNPIDCSLYYLALKKKAVLQGLWRMAAWNREQGATTRLLANNFSEKKWRTAAMKNAYALLGKRRFEYAAAFFLLADCLKDAVNVILSQLKDLQLAIAVTRVYEGEHGPVLKELLEEKVLPLAAQEGNRWLASWAFWMLHRRDMAVRALISPVYTLLETPQSPDLNAKLFLTDDPALVVLYSQLRQKTLQTLRGASKVTPKVEWAFVLHNSRLYDRMGCDLLALDLVRNWEFLLPTKPDFKSFDGEINPRKMLRRRSSLVVADLPASGIGMGSVAGDEKEMAKGQQTHKPPPTVFEEPEANSLLDSFGF, encoded by the exons ATGAGAGCAGTGCTTCCTGGAAAGGCACAGGCCAAGCTTCAAGCTGTCTGTACTGGTTATTGGAACGGCAGGAGGCTCATA GCCTACATTACGGGAAATGCGTTCGTTATACTCACCGGCGCAGACTCGATCCTACAAACGATATACGATGACGACGAAACTCAACTCGAAGCTATTGCGCTGGACGAAAGTAGTGGGAAGATAGCAACGTGTGCTGGATCTAATGTCCGGATTTACAAACCATATGGCCAGGATGAGGGGGTGCTAAAG TGGTCTCTACAACACAGCATTTCGATTGATGAGAGTGGGAATGACACGGCAAACACATTATCATGGGGAATATCAGAAGAGTTGTTGGTGGGGAGCTCGTGGCTTACTTTGTACTCAACAATCGATGCGCCAGTAGTGGTATGGAAGCAACAACTTGCGAATCCGGTCAAGTTCGCGAACTTCTCGTACGATTCGGCATTCATTGCCTCTAGTGGGAAATATGATAGATTTGTGAAGATATGGAGGAGATTATCATTCGGAAACGACGACtcgagatttgattttacctacctaccacaTCCACGGACAGTGACGAATATGCACTGGAGAAGACCGTTCCATATCGACCAAACAATTGATAATGTGCTATATACAGTTTGCGCGGACAACTTGCTAAGGATTTGGGCACCTACAGATGTGCATTCGCTACAGAGTTTACAGCTTTGGGGTCAGATCAATTTACATGAGTCTATACAACCGAGAGGATTGGACGGGGACAAGGTGTCGAAATTACGATTCGCATTTATCATTGATGGGAGAGATTTTACGGTTGCCACGGAGCATGCAGTTCAAGAGAGAGCAGCGACCGACTCGAAGGAAGACCATGCCTTGGCGCATTTGATCGAAGTTGCAAATCGAAATCCGGAAATCTGCGTTGTACTAGATGAACATGGACATCTTTCTGCATGGGGACTGGAGAATATTGGGTCCAAAACGAAACAGCCGACGAACATTTTTAATATTGCACATGTAGATGGTCTGGAATTGGGTTTGCCAGCGGAACTGGGTGATGACGCAAGCTATGTTCAGCTTCATAATTTCTGCAACCATTCTGGTGGTAATCTCAATGTTCTGGTCCATCATTTTGATGGAAAAATTGAGTATTTCGAAGCCGACTTAGCCAACTTATTTGATCTTTCACCGAGGTCACATCGATTCAAGTCGAAAGCTCTGTGGACAGGTCATTCAGGTGCTATCAAGAAGATTGTACGCAATGTAAGCGGACGAGCAGTAGTTTCGCGAACCGATGGCAATGAAAGTATAGTTTGGAAGCATATGGAACATGCAGGTGGAACTTCAGTTTTCCGCCAAAGTATTATCACGCAATCTGAGCACGTTCATAGGATATGCGTCATGAGAAAGGGAAACTTTGTGATCTATCTACACCACGACCATATTACCCTTTGGGATACTAGACATTCTGCAGCGGTCAAGCTAGCAGATTGTAACTTTTCGATCATAGGGAAACCTTTGTGTATTCTCATGCTACCCGAGGTTAACAAGGAGGGTCCTGTTGCTCATGTCGCTACGATTACTTCAAAGATGAAGGGTATTGTATGGGAAGTCAAATTACCCCAAAGAAGGGGAAGTGCTCAGGTTAATGGATACCATCAAGAAGCTTCTATTCGCGAATTCTGTCAATTTGACCTTGGAAATGATGACGACTTAGCCTATGTTCTACCAGTAGATCCAGCTGGATCCCCTCCAGTTATCTCGGGATTCTTAGACACTTTTGCAAGAGACATTGCAATTTCCTACACGCATTCTGGACTTTTAAGATCTTGGACCGCCCGGATTGACCTCGAAAAAGAAACGGTTGATTGGCTACAGACTTGTTCGGTAGATACAGGTATTAATGAGCCTGCTTTAGCTAGTGGGAGCTCCATCAGGAAAGCTGCACTTGTGAACTCAAGTAGATCGGAATTGACCATTTGGGACGTCAGAGGTGCACGACTCGAGTATTCTCAGGATTACGAATCCCAGGATACTATTCAAGATTTGGATTGGACTTCAACGCCTGACGATCAATCGATTCTTGCTGTTGGTTTCCGTTACCGCGTTATATTATTGGCTCAAATGCGATATGATTATCTGAATAAAGGGCCAGCATGGGCAGCAATTCGAGAAGTCAATATCCGAGATTTGACACCCCATCCGATTGGTGATTCAACTTGGTTAGGAGGTGGCAACTTCATCGTTGGTGCTGGTAACCAGTTGTTCGTTTATGATAAGGAGGTCGACTCGTCAGCATCAACTTTTCTACCTCCTCGTAAAACTCCTTGGGACCTCTTCGATGTCGTTTCAAGGTTGAACGGCCCACTCCCGGTTTATCATCCACAATTCCTGAGCCAGTACATCCTTGCTGGAAAGAATTTATTAGTTCAACATATTCTATTGGCATTATATAAGATcctcaaatattatattgaggGTGAACCAATCGACTCCCACTTGGGAATGAATGTAGAAGATTTCTACATGAGCTCGGAGAATGCACCTTCAGCTAGCAAAGGAATCAAATCGACATTTGATGGCTTCtccgaagaagatgaggtgGAAACAGTCACAGAGAGCGTTGCAGCTGCTATAACCGAGAAATTGACACAGATTGCTCTACCTCAACTTTCGAGGCAGGAGCAAATTAATCTGGCTGATATTGTTGAATGTGTCGCTATTGTCGAGCACCAACGTAGGTCTATGGACGATAATGCCGCAAGGTTTATGCTGTTTTTCAGACAACATGTTTTACGTCGGGGTCGTGCGAATGAAGTTAGTCTCTCTTGGAGGGAGATCAATTGGGCATATCATAGTAACAGTCAGGATATTCTGGCTGATATGGTATCGCGACAATTTCATGGAAGAATGCTTTGGGAACATGCACGAGAGAGTGGTATCTTCATGTGGATGACAGATGCAAACGCACTG AAAGCGCAATTCGAAGTCATTGCTCGGAATGAATACACGAAGAGTGATCTCAAAAATCCGATAGACTGTAGTTTGTACTATCTTGCCCTTAAGAAAAAGGCGGTATTGCAAGGTCTATGGCGTATGGCCGCGTGGAACCGTGAACAAGGTGCTACCACAAGACTCCTAGCAAATAATTTCTCGGAAAAGAAGTGGAGAACTGCAGCAATGAAGAATGCATATGCTTTACTTGGGAAACGTCGATTTG AATATGCTGCCGCTTTCTTCTTGTTAGCCGATTGTCTCAAAGATGCTGTCAACGTGATTTTGAGCCAACTCAAGGATCTTCAATTGGCCATAGCAGTTACTCGTGTGTATGAAGGAGAGCATGGACCTGTTCTCAAAGAACTTCTCGAAGAAAAGGTTTTACCGTTAGCTGCTCAAGAAGGCAACCGATGGCTTGCGTCATGGGCTTTCTGGATGTTACATCGTCGTGATATGGCCGTGCGAGCTTTAATC TCCCCGGTCTACACCCTCCTCGAGACTCCTCAGTCACCAGATCTCAATGCCAAACTCTTCCTAACTGACGACCCCGCTCTAGTAGTTTTGTACTCTCAGCTTCGACAAAAAACTTTACAAACCCTACGTGGTGCCTCAAAAGTAACACCAAAAGTCGAGTGGGCTTTCGTATTACATAATTCGAGGTTGTATGATCGGATGGGTTGTGACTTGTTAGCATTAGATTTGGTTAGAAATTGGGAGTTCCTTCTTCCAACCAAACCAGATTTCAAGAGttttgatggagaaatcAATCCGAGAAAGATGCTAAGAAGGAGAAGCTCGCTGGTAGTGGCAGATTTACCGGCTAGTGGTATTGGAATGGGTTCTGTGGCTggagatgaaaaagaaatggcaAAAGGACAACAAACTCATAAGCCACCGCCAACAGTTTTTGAGGAACCGGAGGCAAACAGCTTGTTGGATAGTTTTGGGTTCTAG
- the Bchym1 gene encoding Bchym1, with protein sequence MSFLFGRRPRPNTVDLSKQARDLILKLDGPGGAVKAEELAKALSQMKFILQGTQEIESTPEQVHQLVTGMIQEDLLYLLAVNLYRLPFESRKDAQVIFSYVLRFRPATASPKSEPMALSYVINNRPEVLVELCNGYEHKESATPAGTVLREVLKSDAAAAIILYNDIREGDVSTKGLTAIQPEIKQTGEGVFWKFFNWIDQGSFEVGADAFTTFRELLTKHKQIVAQYLATNFDMFFDKYNNILVQSASYVTKRQSIKLLGEILLDRANYAVMTAYVDRGEHLKICMNLLRDERKMVQYEGFHVFKVFVANPHKSMAVQRILLNNRERLLNFLKHFLEDRTDDEQFIDEREFLIKQIERMPPQPVEPAQKPALLMGR encoded by the exons ATGTCGTTTCTATTCGGGCGAAGGCCGCGTCCCAATACGGTGGATCTGTCGAAGCAGGCCAGGGACTTGATATTGAAGCTCGATGGCCCTGGAGGTGCTGTGAAG GCCGAAGAGCTGGCAAAAGCTCTATCTCAAATGAAGTTCATTCTACAAGGAACACAGG AGATAGAAAGCACCCCCGAGCAAGTACATCAGCTTGTAACTGGAATGATCCAGGAAGACCTACTTTACCTCCTCGCCGTTAATTTATATCGTCTTCCCTTCGAATCGAGAAAAGATGCCCAGGTTATATTCTCTTATGTCCTACGGTTCCGACCCGCAACAGCGTCACCGAAGAGCGAACCGATGGCGCTTAGTTAtgttataaataatagacCGGAAGTACTGGTTGAATTATGCAATGGTTACGAACATAAAGAAAGTGCTACACCTGCTGGTACAGTTCTACGAGAGGTTCTAAAGAGTGATGCTGCAGCGGCAATCATCCTGTACAACGATATTAGGGAGGGAGATGTTAGCACAAAAGGCTTGACTGCCATACAACCCGAAATCAAACAGACTGGGGAGGGAGTTTTctggaaattcttcaattggaTCGACCAAGGATCATTCGAGGTTGGAGCAGATGCTTTCACAACTTTTAGG GAGCTGTTGACCAAGCACAAACAAATTGTAGCCCAATATTTGGCAACCAATTTCGATATGTTCTTCGACAAGTACAACAATATCTTAGTCCAATCAGCAAGTTATGTCACTAAAAGGCAGTCCATAAAACTTCTTGGTGAGATTCTTCTGGATCGAGCCAATTATGCTGTCATGACAGCATATGTTGACCGAGGAGAGCATTTAAAGATATGCATGAATCTTCTTCGGGATGAGAGGAAGATGGTACAGTATGAAGGATTCCATGTCTTTAAAGTCTTTGTGGCAAACCCACATAAATCCATGGCTGTGCAGAGAATACTTCTCAATAACCGGGAAAggttattgaatttcttgaaacaTTTCTTAGAAGATCGTACAGATGACGAGCAATTCATTGATGAGAGAGAGTTCTTGATCAAGCAGATAGAGAGAATGCCACCACAACCTGTTGAGCCGGCTCAAAAGCCTGCACTCCTAATGGGCCGTTAA